A section of the Pediococcus inopinatus genome encodes:
- a CDS encoding ABC transporter ATP-binding protein: protein MTITVKNLSKSYGSIKALDLDQLTIAPGHAYGLVGANGAGKTTFFKCLTNIITDYSGEIIFDGHNPRKETAILTKMGIVLDDLSVYKDYSARFNIQYFAGLRGHYDAVAAEKLADELGLLAALDRPVKTFSYGMQKKLVLLIALINSAEVLILDEPFRGLDQKTVKWFQDYLREWASAEHTLIISSHVQTDLESLCDTVFMIDQGRLVKTVDLTSVNDQAFRLISTDNDALFADLLASAEVSFDKTATGFKIDINSEQWQTLYPQLGEHAIAITAMSKVSVLDQQEVN, encoded by the coding sequence ATGACGATTACGGTGAAAAATTTAAGTAAAAGTTACGGTAGTATTAAAGCATTAGACCTTGACCAACTTACAATTGCTCCCGGGCATGCTTATGGTTTGGTCGGGGCCAACGGGGCTGGTAAAACAACGTTCTTTAAATGCTTAACGAATATTATTACGGATTATTCTGGAGAAATTATATTTGATGGCCATAATCCACGCAAAGAAACTGCCATTTTAACCAAAATGGGAATTGTCCTAGATGACCTTTCTGTTTACAAAGATTATAGTGCCCGATTTAATATTCAATATTTTGCTGGGTTGCGAGGTCATTATGATGCCGTTGCTGCTGAAAAGTTGGCTGACGAGTTGGGACTATTAGCAGCCCTTGATCGCCCAGTTAAGACTTTTTCCTACGGGATGCAAAAGAAATTGGTGTTATTGATTGCACTGATTAATTCTGCAGAAGTTTTAATTTTGGATGAACCATTCCGTGGTTTGGACCAAAAAACGGTTAAGTGGTTTCAGGATTACTTACGAGAGTGGGCGAGTGCGGAACACACATTAATTATTTCCAGTCATGTCCAAACTGACTTGGAAAGTTTATGCGATACAGTTTTCATGATTGACCAGGGTCGCTTAGTTAAAACTGTCGACTTGACTAGCGTGAATGACCAAGCTTTTCGCCTTATTTCCACTGATAATGACGCGCTTTTTGCTGATTTACTTGCTTCAGCAGAAGTTTCTTTTGATAAAACAGCCACTGGGTTTAAAATAGATATTAATTCTGAACAGTGGCAGACCCTATATCCACAGCTCGGCGAACACGCGATTGCGATTACCGCGATGTCCAAAGTTTCGGTGCTAGATCAGCAGGAGGTTAACTAA
- a CDS encoding FAD-dependent oxidoreductase, with the protein MKADVVIVGAGASGIGAGLTLAEAGKQVILLEKGDKFGGAGMFGAQGLFAVGSSQQEAEGNSFTLKQAYQELVGYTHYRSNSALTKAILSKSASTIDWLSERGLKTELVNNTQEVHQDHPKVYHQYIDKFAGFDRLMQNFKDQGGRLLLQTAGVEIIRDQDQVTGIKVIQNKKDFVIDCSIVIAADGGFIGNSDLVKEHLAIDSNNLYSMGERKATGDGIKMLAQLGADTSHIGVFENHAASVISPHDAKWHNDTIFTLTNLPFLWVDQSGKRFVDESVCYDFALWGNITYTIGGAYYFILDQALVDKLSDQELNWTNSFERTFVSLAHKPMTHKVGPFPQIDVDLEEAVAKGAAWKAENLKELAEQLQVSKETLGQTVNRYNMQVAQKEDSDFYKPSEFMRFSVAQGPFYAVKARSTSLGTIGGIETNERMEVLKTNKKPVQGTFVAGNNASGMYDTSYPTLEGISCAFAWNSGRIAGESAIKLLDVGTETYYD; encoded by the coding sequence ATGAAAGCAGATGTAGTGATAGTTGGGGCCGGCGCATCAGGAATTGGTGCGGGACTCACTTTAGCTGAAGCAGGCAAACAGGTTATCTTACTTGAAAAGGGAGATAAGTTTGGGGGTGCCGGAATGTTTGGTGCTCAAGGCTTGTTTGCAGTTGGCAGTAGCCAGCAAGAAGCGGAAGGTAATTCTTTCACTTTAAAACAGGCTTACCAAGAGCTGGTAGGATACACGCATTACCGTTCTAATTCTGCCTTAACAAAAGCAATTCTGTCCAAATCAGCTTCTACGATTGATTGGTTGAGTGAACGCGGATTAAAAACCGAGTTAGTCAACAATACTCAAGAAGTGCATCAAGATCATCCTAAAGTCTATCACCAATATATTGATAAATTTGCCGGATTTGATCGATTAATGCAAAATTTCAAAGATCAAGGTGGACGGTTGCTGTTACAAACTGCTGGAGTTGAAATTATCCGTGATCAGGATCAAGTTACAGGGATTAAAGTTATCCAAAACAAGAAAGATTTTGTGATTGATTGTTCGATAGTTATCGCAGCTGATGGTGGATTTATTGGCAACTCAGATTTGGTCAAAGAACATTTAGCAATTGATTCAAATAACCTGTATAGCATGGGCGAGCGCAAAGCAACTGGAGACGGTATTAAAATGTTGGCACAATTGGGCGCAGACACCAGCCATATTGGGGTGTTTGAAAATCACGCAGCTTCTGTCATTTCACCACATGACGCTAAATGGCACAACGACACAATTTTTACCCTAACCAATTTGCCGTTTCTGTGGGTTGATCAAAGTGGCAAACGATTTGTTGATGAAAGTGTTTGTTATGACTTTGCGCTGTGGGGGAATATTACTTACACAATTGGCGGAGCGTACTACTTCATTTTGGATCAAGCCCTCGTGGATAAATTGTCTGATCAAGAACTTAATTGGACCAATTCATTTGAGCGAACGTTTGTCAGTTTGGCGCACAAACCAATGACACATAAGGTTGGACCATTTCCCCAAATTGATGTTGATTTAGAAGAAGCCGTTGCCAAAGGGGCCGCTTGGAAGGCCGAAAACTTAAAAGAATTAGCAGAGCAACTTCAGGTCTCAAAAGAAACTCTTGGACAAACGGTGAACCGATACAATATGCAGGTTGCCCAAAAAGAAGATTCTGATTTCTATAAGCCAAGTGAATTCATGCGCTTTTCAGTAGCGCAAGGACCATTTTATGCAGTTAAGGCTCGCTCGACTTCTTTAGGAACCATTGGCGGCATTGAAACTAATGAAAGGATGGAAGTTTTGAAGACGAACAAAAAGCCTGTGCAAGGAACGTTTGTGGCCGGCAACAATGCCAGTGGGATGTATGATACTTCATATCCAACTCTAGAAGGAATTAGCTGTGCGTTTGCTTGGAACTCAGGTCGGATTGCTGGTGAATCAGCAATCAAACTTTTGGATGTGGGAACAGAAACCTATTATGACTAA
- a CDS encoding nuclear transport factor 2 family protein — protein MTGMVQTKAEWLGQIDSKQMNYFSSTGEHVEIKEEGNDKSVLSGQSQVDASIHGGRNTWPLQLNLHVEKLADWLENYEY, from the coding sequence ATGACCGGCATGGTCCAAACTAAGGCCGAATGGTTGGGACAAATTGATAGCAAACAAATGAATTATTTCTCTTCAACTGGAGAACATGTGGAAATCAAAGAAGAGGGTAATGATAAGTCGGTCTTAAGTGGGCAGAGCCAGGTAGATGCCAGTATTCATGGTGGTCGAAATACGTGGCCTTTACAATTGAATTTACACGTAGAAAAGTTAGCTGATTGGCTGGAAAATTATGAATATTGA
- a CDS encoding helix-turn-helix domain-containing protein: MFSKENKINAVLELTSGLPQSIIMKKYGIKGSATLYEWKRRLEQFGVEGLSLNHKKTYFDYSFKMKVIKWRLDQNASLPITAKQFRIKHPAVIWQWERALEQGRLNPNQRRSNTMSDSNNEKSKKELEEENRELRVKLAYLEKLHALVQKKKALKTRKKHK; this comes from the coding sequence ATGTTCTCAAAGGAAAATAAAATAAATGCAGTTCTAGAATTAACTAGTGGCCTGCCTCAAAGTATCATCATGAAAAAGTACGGTATCAAGGGCTCTGCCACTTTATATGAATGGAAACGCAGGTTAGAACAGTTCGGTGTTGAAGGTCTAAGTTTAAACCATAAGAAGACTTACTTTGATTATTCGTTTAAAATGAAAGTAATTAAATGGCGTTTAGATCAAAATGCATCCTTGCCGATAACTGCTAAGCAGTTTCGAATTAAACATCCAGCTGTAATTTGGCAATGGGAACGAGCTCTTGAACAAGGACGCCTTAATCCTAATCAAAGGCGGTCAAATACCATGTCAGATAGTAATAATGAAAAGTCTAAAAAGGAATTAGAAGAAGAAAACCGTGAATTGAGAGTTAAATTAGCTTATTTGGAAAAATTACACGCCTTGGTTCAGAAAAAGAAAGCATTAAAAACCAGGAAAAAGCACAAATAG
- a CDS encoding IS3 family transposase, translating into MNEVLSFILKVVGMSSSSYHDALNRQYKTNYSQDLVDEILQIRQDNPDFGYRTVTDALRNNGKIVNHKVVLKIMKQNDVLCHAFDRKTRKYNSYRGTVGKLAKNKLNRRFNTDRPYQKVVTDVTEVRWGSGSISERAYFTSFVDLYSNEILSWNIGLSPNVAFVTKPLMDLIRSKPQLPYKMTIHSDQGFQYQNYQYVSKLKKNGSTLSGIGE; encoded by the coding sequence TTGAACGAAGTGCTTAGCTTTATTTTAAAAGTTGTCGGTATGTCAAGTAGTAGTTATCATGATGCACTTAACCGACAATATAAAACTAATTATTCCCAGGACTTAGTGGATGAAATTCTTCAAATTAGACAAGATAATCCAGATTTCGGGTATCGTACGGTTACCGATGCATTAAGGAACAACGGTAAAATTGTTAACCATAAAGTGGTATTAAAGATCATGAAACAAAATGACGTGCTTTGTCATGCTTTTGATCGAAAAACTAGAAAATATAATTCTTATCGAGGTACTGTTGGTAAACTTGCTAAAAACAAACTGAATCGCAGATTCAATACGGATCGACCTTATCAAAAAGTAGTGACCGATGTGACTGAAGTTCGCTGGGGTTCTGGTTCGATTTCTGAGCGTGCTTATTTTACTTCATTTGTTGATCTTTACAGTAACGAGATATTGTCATGGAATATTGGTCTTAGCCCTAATGTAGCGTTTGTCACAAAACCTTTAATGGATTTAATTCGTTCAAAACCACAATTACCTTATAAGATGACAATTCATTCAGATCAAGGTTTTCAATATCAGAATTATCAGTATGTTTCCAAGCTAAAGAAAAACGGGTCTACACTTTCTGGTATTGGTGAATAA
- a CDS encoding ISL3 family transposase encodes MCYDLIAKTNRKEEIQMSLTNPILCLFEITDPNLIVTGISKERCSTNQRIHVVHATLSYQLLKCPHCGHKSLIKNGTHMSHLRLGTLSGGRYEMHLKRQRYQCKDCSKTCGAKTKLVNRNETFTHNIKHQVIVLARDMLTSKEIAKLCGISPSSVQRILNANIHLAYRVKHLPENLCFDEFRSCNHWMSFNCCDAVSHRRIVTLKDRLSKDIIDYFEARFSVQERAQVQSVTIDMNAEYGSFIHRLFPNAATIIDRFHIIQLAGRALDNERTQTIRTIQDKHSRIYHILKSQWRLFHLDEIKVNDSKAVYLRGINEYMTQQNAIDLALDAFPRFRSVYQTYQGILSAIHQKDANAFQSLLTNYQPTSNQMDITINTFIKNGSALLNSCRYPFSNGPIEGLNRKIKALKRNCFGFQNIDNFFIRISLIHE; translated from the coding sequence TTGTGCTACGATTTAATCGCCAAAACAAATCGAAAAGAGGAAATTCAGATGTCCCTAACTAATCCTATCTTATGCTTATTCGAAATAACAGACCCAAACTTAATTGTCACTGGTATTTCTAAAGAACGGTGTTCCACAAACCAACGTATTCATGTCGTCCATGCAACTTTGTCTTATCAACTTTTAAAGTGCCCACATTGTGGCCATAAAAGCTTAATTAAAAACGGAACTCACATGAGTCACCTGCGTTTAGGAACCTTATCCGGTGGTCGTTACGAAATGCATTTAAAACGTCAAAGATACCAATGTAAAGATTGTTCAAAAACCTGTGGTGCTAAAACTAAGTTGGTTAATCGTAACGAAACTTTCACACATAATATCAAACATCAAGTGATCGTTTTGGCACGCGATATGTTGACGAGTAAAGAAATTGCTAAACTTTGTGGAATTTCGCCAAGCAGTGTTCAACGAATCCTAAATGCCAATATTCACTTAGCCTATCGTGTTAAACATCTCCCAGAGAATCTTTGCTTTGATGAATTTCGTTCCTGTAATCACTGGATGTCCTTTAATTGTTGCGATGCCGTTAGTCATCGCCGAATTGTTACTTTAAAAGATCGGCTAAGTAAAGATATCATTGACTACTTTGAAGCTCGTTTTTCGGTTCAAGAACGTGCCCAAGTTCAATCAGTGACGATTGACATGAATGCTGAATATGGCAGCTTCATTCATCGCTTATTTCCCAATGCGGCCACGATTATCGATCGTTTCCATATTATTCAACTGGCTGGGCGTGCCTTAGATAATGAACGCACGCAGACCATTCGTACTATCCAAGATAAGCATTCACGAATTTATCATATTTTAAAATCTCAATGGCGTTTATTTCATCTTGATGAAATAAAAGTTAATGATTCTAAGGCTGTTTATTTACGCGGAATTAACGAGTATATGACGCAACAAAACGCCATTGATTTAGCTCTAGACGCTTTTCCCAGATTTAGATCTGTGTATCAAACCTATCAAGGTATCTTAAGTGCCATACACCAAAAGGATGCTAATGCGTTCCAATCCTTACTTACTAACTACCAACCCACTAGTAATCAAATGGACATAACGATCAACACGTTTATCAAAAATGGTTCAGCCCTTCTAAACAGTTGTCGTTATCCATTTTCCAACGGTCCAATTGAAGGACTTAATCGTAAAATCAAGGCATTAAAGCGTAACTGTTTTGGTTTTCAAAATATTGACAACTTCTTTATCCGGATTAGTTTAATTCATGAGTAA
- a CDS encoding IS3 family transposase has translation MSRKATCLDNAVAESCFHILKVGTVHNNHYSSYEELRIAITEYVSYYNNKRIRTKLAGKTPVQYRNLSDQLVA, from the coding sequence ATGAGTCGCAAAGCGACTTGTCTGGATAATGCGGTTGCTGAGAGTTGTTTCCATATTTTAAAAGTTGGAACGGTGCATAATAACCACTATTCCTCCTACGAAGAATTAAGAATAGCCATAACTGAATACGTTAGTTATTATAATAATAAAAGAATTAGAACAAAACTGGCCGGAAAAACTCCGGTACAATACCGAAACCTATCCGACCAGTTGGTTGCTTAA
- a CDS encoding NADP-dependent oxidoreductase: MRAMQINKYGHAKLVLKQVPILEIGATDVLVAIKTASVNPIDSKTRDGEVKLLVKHTMPLTLGQDFAGIIVKIGAQVAKFKVGDEVYGRPRDTRIGTFADYLAVDEADIALKPANLSFEQAAAIPLVGLTSYQALVDIAKVEPGQKVFIQAGAGGVGSIAIQLAKNLGAYVTTTASAKNEQRVRELGADQVIDYHTTQFEDVLSDYDIVFDTLGGNQLDKSFKILKPGGRIVSVSGLPNAKFGRERKLGWLKTWLFGLATLKLSRLERKYHVSYHFLFMQPSGKELEQLTKLIEQEKLIPIIDRIFSLPDAQAALEYSETGHAHGKIIIKVDE, translated from the coding sequence ATGCGCGCAATGCAAATTAACAAATACGGTCACGCTAAACTTGTTTTAAAACAAGTACCAATTCTTGAAATTGGAGCCACTGATGTACTTGTAGCAATCAAAACTGCCAGTGTGAATCCAATTGATTCTAAGACTCGTGATGGAGAAGTTAAGCTACTGGTGAAGCATACCATGCCACTCACTTTAGGCCAGGATTTTGCTGGCATAATTGTAAAGATTGGTGCACAGGTGGCTAAATTTAAAGTGGGTGATGAGGTCTATGGTCGGCCACGCGATACAAGAATTGGTACTTTTGCAGATTATTTGGCAGTCGATGAAGCTGATATTGCACTTAAACCAGCTAATTTATCATTCGAGCAAGCAGCTGCGATTCCTTTAGTTGGGTTGACCAGTTACCAAGCATTAGTTGATATCGCCAAGGTGGAACCCGGCCAAAAAGTATTTATTCAGGCTGGTGCTGGTGGCGTCGGTTCAATTGCAATTCAACTGGCAAAAAATTTAGGAGCATATGTAACAACTACTGCAAGTGCTAAAAATGAACAACGAGTTAGAGAATTAGGTGCGGATCAAGTAATTGATTACCACACTACGCAGTTTGAAGACGTTTTGAGCGACTACGATATAGTCTTTGACACATTGGGTGGCAATCAACTCGATAAATCATTTAAAATCTTAAAACCAGGTGGCAGGATTGTCTCAGTATCGGGATTACCAAATGCAAAATTTGGTCGTGAACGAAAATTAGGGTGGCTAAAAACATGGTTATTTGGACTAGCAACGCTTAAGTTATCGCGGTTGGAGCGCAAATATCATGTGTCGTATCATTTTTTATTTATGCAACCTAGTGGAAAAGAACTTGAGCAATTGACAAAGTTGATTGAACAGGAAAAATTAATACCGATTATCGATCGGATATTTTCACTCCCAGATGCGCAAGCGGCGTTAGAATATTCCGAAACTGGTCACGCTCATGGTAAAATAATTATTAAAGTTGATGAATAA
- a CDS encoding ArsR/SmtB family transcription factor: MIERGFVQSQAIFVALGDENRQSIIISLLKAGCDGLRVGQLTEQTHLSRPAVSHHLKILKEAQLVSIRKDGTKHYYAVQPSKNFAIMQQTAAIIERLAEENESK; the protein is encoded by the coding sequence ATGATTGAACGTGGGTTTGTACAAAGCCAAGCGATTTTTGTTGCATTAGGGGATGAAAACCGGCAGTCAATTATCATTTCGTTATTGAAGGCTGGTTGCGATGGTCTGCGAGTTGGTCAACTAACCGAGCAAACTCACTTATCACGGCCTGCAGTTTCACATCATTTGAAAATTTTAAAAGAGGCTCAGCTAGTTTCAATTCGAAAGGATGGCACTAAGCACTATTATGCAGTTCAGCCAAGTAAAAACTTTGCGATTATGCAACAAACTGCAGCAATCATTGAGCGATTAGCAGAGGAGAATGAGAGTAAATGA
- a CDS encoding SDR family oxidoreductase, with the protein MTKKVIVITGASSGIGEATAKLLAAQGNQLVLGARREARLQEIVRDIEAADGEATYMVTDVTDLASVKKLAQQAIDTYGRIDVWLNNAGLMPQSVLAEGKVEDWERMIDVNEKGVLYGINAALGIMREQKSGHFINTSSIAGHIVGPGSAVYSATKQAVLAISEGLRQEEAQAGSNIRVTVVSPGAIATELTNSITDEAVKKGTEQFYDQFAISPDRVAESIAFAINAPEDTAINEIIIRPSKQVM; encoded by the coding sequence ATGACAAAAAAAGTTATTGTGATTACAGGTGCATCAAGTGGTATTGGTGAAGCAACGGCAAAATTATTGGCCGCACAGGGCAATCAATTAGTTTTAGGCGCCCGTCGTGAAGCTCGTTTACAAGAAATTGTCAGAGATATCGAAGCTGCAGATGGTGAAGCAACTTACATGGTGACTGACGTGACGGATCTTGCTTCTGTAAAGAAATTAGCTCAACAGGCAATCGACACGTATGGTCGAATTGATGTTTGGCTGAATAATGCTGGCCTAATGCCACAATCTGTGCTAGCAGAAGGAAAAGTTGAAGACTGGGAACGAATGATCGATGTCAACGAAAAGGGTGTCCTTTACGGTATTAATGCAGCACTTGGTATTATGCGTGAGCAGAAGTCTGGTCATTTCATTAATACTTCTTCTATTGCAGGACATATTGTTGGACCTGGTTCTGCTGTTTATAGCGCTACTAAACAGGCTGTTTTAGCTATTAGTGAGGGCTTACGCCAAGAAGAGGCACAGGCTGGTAGTAACATTCGGGTTACGGTTGTGTCACCAGGTGCAATTGCAACTGAACTAACAAACTCGATTACGGATGAAGCGGTCAAAAAAGGGACTGAACAATTTTATGATCAATTTGCAATTTCGCCAGATCGTGTTGCGGAATCGATTGCTTTTGCAATCAATGCACCAGAAGATACAGCAATTAATGAAATTATTATTCGTCCAAGCAAACAAGTGATGTAA
- a CDS encoding NAD(P)H-binding protein: protein MKVIILGATGQISGFLIERLLRETDAELTLFGHNVTNRVQLSVPERENIVDGDILDIATLVHALKGQDIVFLNVPTADTMNGTATAMQQASIRRLIVSGTIGLYDEVGGKFGEWGKSSMGAYFSNRQPERNAIDALDSDSNIDYTYVRMSMLYNNSKNDDYTLIPFGEMVTGAQVSRQAVARFITDMVKTPTLQINKNVAIIEKGSENMSKPSFY from the coding sequence ATGAAAGTAATTATTTTAGGCGCTACAGGACAAATATCAGGTTTTTTGATTGAACGTTTGTTAAGAGAAACTGATGCCGAGTTGACTTTATTTGGCCATAACGTAACTAATCGTGTTCAATTAAGTGTACCAGAGCGAGAGAATATCGTTGATGGTGATATTTTGGATATTGCCACGTTAGTACATGCCCTCAAAGGTCAAGATATAGTGTTCTTGAATGTGCCAACTGCGGACACAATGAATGGGACTGCTACGGCTATGCAACAAGCTAGTATTCGTCGATTAATAGTTTCTGGAACCATAGGACTTTATGACGAAGTTGGGGGTAAGTTCGGTGAATGGGGAAAATCTTCTATGGGGGCCTATTTTTCAAACCGACAACCAGAGCGGAATGCAATCGATGCGTTGGATTCTGATTCTAATATTGACTACACTTATGTACGGATGTCAATGCTATACAACAATTCGAAGAATGACGATTATACATTGATTCCATTTGGAGAAATGGTCACAGGAGCGCAAGTCTCACGGCAAGCAGTCGCACGTTTTATTACTGATATGGTAAAAACGCCGACACTGCAAATTAATAAAAATGTCGCAATTATTGAAAAGGGTTCTGAAAATATGAGTAAACCATCGTTCTATTAA
- a CDS encoding alpha/beta hydrolase, giving the protein MENQFGLVYKGALTQNVAGEVNIRTVEYEANGVKIGANVYTPANYDEDSDQLYSAVTVAHPNGGVKEQVAGLFAQKLADNGYITVVADAAYQGASDGLPRNTDNPAYRTEDIRAMADFLESFPGVDINKIGALGICGGGGYTIEAAKTDKRLKAIVTISMFNSGRVRRNGFHDSQLDSIQQRLQDAAQARTNEKRGNEVEYIGELFTQPVVLTTEQLEKIPAGLYRDGMVYYGNTHFHPRSTGRYTKSSLINLMAFDVEDHVELINQPLLMMAGSDADTRYMTDDVYKKLTTEDKDLFLLEGASHIDTYWKEPYVTQEIDKLVTFFNRKL; this is encoded by the coding sequence ATGGAAAATCAATTTGGTTTAGTTTATAAAGGTGCATTGACTCAAAATGTTGCAGGTGAGGTCAATATTCGTACAGTTGAATATGAGGCAAATGGTGTAAAAATTGGGGCCAATGTTTATACACCTGCCAACTATGATGAAGACAGTGATCAATTATATTCAGCAGTAACGGTTGCGCATCCAAATGGTGGTGTTAAAGAACAAGTTGCCGGGTTATTTGCTCAAAAATTGGCAGATAATGGGTATATTACAGTTGTGGCTGATGCGGCTTATCAAGGAGCTAGTGATGGATTACCACGTAATACGGACAACCCAGCTTATCGAACAGAAGATATTCGGGCTATGGCAGACTTCTTAGAGAGTTTTCCTGGTGTTGATATTAACAAAATTGGCGCATTAGGGATTTGCGGTGGTGGTGGTTACACGATTGAGGCAGCAAAAACTGATAAGCGTTTAAAAGCTATCGTGACTATTAGTATGTTTAATAGTGGCCGTGTTCGACGAAATGGTTTCCACGATTCACAACTTGATTCAATCCAGCAACGATTACAAGACGCCGCTCAAGCACGTACTAATGAGAAACGGGGTAATGAAGTTGAGTATATTGGTGAACTATTTACTCAACCTGTAGTTCTCACAACAGAACAGCTTGAAAAAATTCCTGCTGGTCTTTATCGGGACGGTATGGTCTATTACGGTAATACTCATTTTCATCCTAGATCTACGGGTCGATATACTAAAAGCAGCCTGATTAACTTAATGGCCTTTGACGTCGAAGATCACGTTGAATTAATTAATCAACCATTGCTAATGATGGCAGGATCTGATGCAGATACGCGCTATATGACCGATGACGTCTATAAAAAATTAACTACTGAAGATAAAGATCTTTTCTTATTGGAAGGCGCTTCACATATTGATACCTACTGGAAAGAACCATATGTTACGCAGGAAATAGATAAATTGGTCACTTTTTTTAATCGAAAGCTATAG